From Tiliqua scincoides isolate rTilSci1 chromosome 2, rTilSci1.hap2, whole genome shotgun sequence, the proteins below share one genomic window:
- the LOC136639810 gene encoding small integral membrane protein 44-like, with the protein MEFVSQTWPVNTSIFHRTETLALLTQHSSSSSDESPLYSDYKPPEYYFPVPKFVLYMLMAAAVVVGVAYAIVGHLIKDLTHDLADCLLGPQPEEPDEESEPPAGSDFQASLLTSTHICTCSAHNFEDVHITLQEAPQMT; encoded by the exons ATGGAGTTTGTCTCCCAAACATGGCCAGTGAACACAAGCATCTTTCACCGCACAGAAACCTTAGCACTATTGACTCagcactcctcctcttcctccgatGAGAGCCCCCTTTACAGTGACTACAAGCCACCTGAGTATTACTTTCCTGTGCCCAAGTTTGTGCTCTACATGCTTATGGctgctgctgtggtggtgggtgTGGCATATGCCATCGTTGGTCACCTGATTAAGGACCTGACACATGACCTGGCAG ATTGCCTGCTGGGACCGCAGCCTGAAGAGCCTGATGAGGAGTCAGAGCCCCCAGCTGGTTCAGACTTCCAGGCCTCCCTCCTGACCTCAACTCACATATGCACCTGCTCAGCGCACAACTTTGAAGACGTTCACATCACCCTACAGGAGGCTCCACAAATGACGTAG
- the SYCE2 gene encoding synaptonemal complex central element protein 2: MVSVFTIKATMSNQDFQHQEAEQEQDKTDNLFFTHLERNELSDNSSRKESPSTSLPNSNTNKGGSDSKSSNYFTVLDSTIENLQERTQQLIEKINENRKKDHMLMNNFRESLLMKVSSLAEKLEEKVFPVYDHHNSLIQDKLQELSEIMERIRQIETELKEVCHTVEMLYKDLCVQPEL; this comes from the exons ATGGTCTCTGTTTTTACAATCAAG GCTACTATGTCGAATCAGGACTTTCAACaccaggaagcagagcaggagcaaGATAAAACAGACAATTTATTCTTCACTCACTTAGAAAGAAATGAATTAAGTGATAATTCATCAAG GAAAGAGTCTCCCAGTACATCTCTTCCTAATTCAAACACTAATAAAGGAGGTTCAGACAGCAAATCCTCCAATTATTTTACAGTCCTGGATTCAACTATCGAAAATCTTCAGGAAAGAACCCAGCAGCTAATTGAGAAGATTAATGAGAACAGGAAGAAAGACCACATGCTCATGAACAATTTTAGGGAAAGCCTTTTGATGAAG GTTTCAAGTTTAGCAGAAAAGTTGGAAGAAAAGGTGTTCCCTGTTTATGACCACCATAACAGTCTCATTCAGGATAAGCTCCAAGAACTTTCTGAGATCATGGAGAGGATCAGACAGATTGAAACAGAGCTCAAGGAGGTCTGCCACACTGTGGAAATGTTGTATAAAGACCTGTGTGTTCAGCCAGAGTTGTGA
- the GCDH gene encoding glutaryl-CoA dehydrogenase, mitochondrial has protein sequence MALRLPTRRLLQCSRCVAGPCPLRAQGTSVATQKEKEAKPSGKAAKVQFDWRDALQLERLLTPEEIMIRDSFRTYCQEKLMPRILMANRNEVFHREIVSEMGALGVLGPTIKGYGCAGTTYVAYGLLAREIERVDSSYRSVMSVQSSLVMHPIYAYGTEEQKKKYLPRLATGELLGCFGLTEPNHGSDPGSMETRAQYNPRSKTYTLNGTKTWITNSPMADLCVVWAVCEDGKVRGFLLERGMKGLSTPKIEGKFSLRASITGMIVMEDVEVPEDNLLPNVSGLAGPFGCLNNARYGIAWGALGAAEFCMKTARQYTLDRIQFNVPLARNQLIQKKLADMLTEISIGLQACLQLGRLKDEDKATPEMISMLKRNSCGKALEIARQARDMLGGNGIADEYHVIRHVMNLEAVNTYEGTHDIHALILGRAITGLQAFTVGK, from the exons ATGGCACTGAGATTACCCACTAGGAGGCTCCTGCAGTGCAGCCGCTGTGTGGCAGGCCCATGTCCTCTCCGGGCACAGGGCACCAGTGTGGCTACCCAAAAGG AAAAAGAAGCTAAGCCCTCAGGGAAAGCAGCCAAAG TTCAGTTTGACTGGCGAGATGCCCTACAACTGGAGAGGCTCCTGACTCCTGAAGAAATAATGATACGGGACTCATTTCGAACCTATTGCCAGGAAAAACTGATGCCCAGGATTCTCATGGCCAATCGAAATGAAG TTTTTCACCGGGAAATTGTGTCAGAAATGGGGGCACTGGGTGTCCTGGGCCCTACCATCAAAG GCTACGGCTGTGCAGGAACCACCTACGTAGCATATGGACTGCTGGCAAGGGAGATTGAGAGAGTGGACAGCAGCTATCGTTCAGTTATGAGTGTTCAGTCATCTTTGGTTATGCATCCTATATATGCATATGGGACGGAAGagcagaaaaagaaatacttgcCACGCCTGG CAACAGGAGAATTGCTGGGCTGTTTTGGACTTACAGAGCCCAACCATGGGAGTGACCCTGGTAGCATGGAGACCCGGGCCCAGTACAATCCCAGAAGCAAGACCTACACACTCAATGGTACCAAGACCTG GATCACCAATTCTCCAATGGCTGACCTGTGCGTGGTGTGGGCTGTGTGTGAGGATGGCAAAGTGCGGGGTTTCCTCTTGGAACGTGGAATGAAAGGTCTCTCCACTCCAAAGATTGAGGGCAAATTTTCTCTGCGAGCCTCTATTACTGGAATGATAGTTATGGAGGATGTGGAGGTGCCTGAGGACAACCTGCTGCCCAATGTGTCTGGACTTGCT GGTCCATTTGGCTGCCTGAATAATGCTCGTTATGGTATTGCATGGGGAGCACTTGGAGCTGCTGAGTTCTGTATGAAGACAGCCAGGCAGTACACTCTGGACAG GATCCAGTTTAATGTCCCCCTGGCAAGGAACCAGCTGATCCAGAAGAAGCTTGCTGACATGCTCACAGAGATCTCTATTGGTTTACAAGCTTGTCTACAGTTGGGCCGCCTAAAAGATGAAGACAA GGCAACCCCTGAGATGATCTCCATGCTGAAGCGGAATTCATGTGGGAAAGCACTGGAGATTGCCCGACAGGCCCGTGATATGCTGGGGGGCAATGGCATTGCTGATGAGTACCATGTTATTAGGCATGTTATGAACCTGGAGGCAGTCAACACATACGAAG GGACCCATGACATCCATGCACTCATCCTAGGCAGAGCCATCACTGGTCTTCAGGCTTTCACAGTTGGCAAATGA